A portion of the Trichomycterus rosablanca isolate fTriRos1 chromosome 17, fTriRos1.hap1, whole genome shotgun sequence genome contains these proteins:
- the LOC134331823 gene encoding scaffold attachment factor B2-like isoform X2, with the protein MSEASSAADSGLGEVPEGAGVRKLSELRVIDLKAELKKRNLDISGNKSQLSERLKKAIEEEGGNPDEIVVQLEITPKKTPRRTPKGKKAETDELEEGTVEDESVDGQEAYAQAENVHDMDMMDMNVLDEADVDNVAGSDEYDEDELLKDSYTDFTAESKLEEESETNADENGKLDKQETLPKEDSEDMKESEKVAGSCKSEPLKEEPEEEDNVSDLAKAEDADNMKVDNNASKQSKVHPPCGDQQGVKDNFSDAESASAQANVTEIENADSGSAPKTGETDEDKKSDESASEAKESSVEGGDQKKSDEKSSKAESKDDKGSVTSSGRSLWISGLSSTTKATDLKTLFSKYGKVAGAKVVTNARSPGARCYGFVTMSSADEATKCIENLHRTELHERTIFVERAKNEPAGKKPADKKSSDLSKDKKAKGSDDKDGEGTDAMDKSKAESGDEKSKSRERSTDSHERKSSSRDRSDIVSFEEIKRRQERERQRRREQNLQDAERRHHSSDRDGRFERERIRQFREREEHDRLNRKRDLLEVEKRRLESDRMERECLERMRLRVEYERRREQDRIDREREELRRQQEQLRFEQDRRPLKRPFDMDSRKDDWSAKRMSMDDRFGRQDRFQDIDHRDRNRVQDMFMDRRDGPKGGMSGDRNGQHFSDRDRHSRDSRDNLGGGGGFDKRPMNAPGRDLESGRKMDGDRPWQGSNRGMPGQSSMGRGGMNSRGGFMKSGPSRQMSGNLNRPNQMMQGGGGGTFNRRY; encoded by the exons ATGTCTGAGGCCAGTTCAGCTGCAGATTCGGGGCTTGGCGAGGTTCCCGAGGGCGCAGGAGTTCGTAAATTATCTGAGCTGAGAGTGATCGATCTGAAGGCCGAGCTGAAGAAGAGAAACCTGGACATCAGCGGTAACAAGAGCCAGCTGTCCGAGCGACTCAAAAAG gCCATTGAGGAGGAAGGAGGAAATCCTGATGAAATAGTGGTACAGCTTGAGATAACTCCTAAGAAAACACCTCGCAGAACTCCTaaag GAAAGAAAGCAGAGACAGATGAGTTGGAGGAAGGCACAGTCGAAGATGAATCTGTGGATGGCCAG GAGGCTTATGCACAGGCAGAAAACGTTCATGACATGGACATGATGGACATGAACGTTTTGGACGAAGCTGACGTAGATAACGTTGCTGGGTCCGATGAATATGATGAGGATGAACTTCTAAAGGACAGTTACACAGATTTCACGGCAGAGTCCAAGCTAGAAGAG GAAAGTGAAACTAATGCTGATGAAAACGGAAAACTGGATAAACAG gAGACTTTACCCAAGGAAGACTCTGAAGACATGAAAG AAAGTGAGAAAGTAGCCGGGTCTTGTAAATCAGAGCCACTTAAGGAGGAGCCGGAAGAGGAAGACAATGTGTCCGACCTCGCTAAAGCCGAGGACGCCGACAATATGAAGGTGGACAATAATGCCTCGAAGCAAAGCAAAGTCCATCCGCCATGTGGGGACCAACAAGGCGTAAAGGACAATTTCTCCGATGCCGAGAGCGCGTCAGCTCAGGCTAATGTCACGGAAATTGAAAACGCCGACTCGGGATCCGCACCGAAGACCGGAGAGACAGATGAAGACAAGAAGAGCGATGAGAGCGCTTCTGAAGCGAAAGAGTCCTCTGTAGAGGGTGGTGATCAGAAAAAGAG TGATGAGAAATCTAGCAAAGCTGAATCAAAAGATGACAAAG GTTCTGTCACCAGCAGTGGAAGGAGTCTGTGGATCAGCGGCCTTTCTTCAACCACTAAAGCGACTGATCTGAAGACTCTGTTCAGCAAATATGGCAAG GTGGCCGGTGCTAAAGTGGTGACGAACGCTCGCAGTCCAGGAGCTCGATGCTACGGCTTTGTTACGATGTCTTCAGCAGACGAGGCCACCAAGTGTATCGAGAACCTACATCGCACAGAGCTGCATGAGCGAACGATCTTTGTAGAAAGA GCCAAAAACGAGCCGGCTGGAAAAAAGCCTGCTGACAAAAAATCATCTGACTTGAG CAAGGATAAAAAAGCAAAAGGCTCTGATGACAAAG ATGGAGAAGGAACTGATGCAATGGACAAATCTAAAGCGGAGTCTGGCGACGAGAAATCCAAGAGCAGAGAGCGG AGCACCGACAGTCATGAGCGCAAGTCCTCCAGCAGAGACAGGAGTGACATCGTGTCATTTGAAGAAATCAAGCGGCGGCAGGAGCGCGAGAGGCAGAGGCGTCGCGAACAAAACCTTCAGGATGCTGAAAGGCGTCACCACTCAAG TGACCGCGACGGCCGCTTTGAGCGCGAGCGCATCCGTCAGTTCCGCGAGCGCGAGGAGCACGACAGGCTGAACCGCAAGAGAGACTTGCTGGAGGTGGAAAAGCGACGGCTGGAATCCGACCGCATGGAGCGCGAATGTCTGGAGCGTATGCGCTTGCGGGTGGAGTACGAGCGCAGGCGCGAGCAGGATCGCATCGACCGCGAACGCGAGGAGCTGCGCAGGCAGCAGGAACAGCTCCGCTTCGAACAAGACCGGCGGCCACTTAAGAGGCCATTCGACATGGACTCCAG GAAGGACGATTGGTCGGCTAAGAGGATGTCCATGGATGATCGCTTCGGACGACAGGACCGCTTTCAAGACATTGACCACAGAGATCGCAACCGCGTCCAGGACATGTTCATGGACAG GAGGGACGGTCCCAAAGGAGGCATGTCCGGAGACAGAAACGGCCAG CATTTCTCCGATCGGGACAGGCATAGCAGGGACTCTCGAGATAActtgggtggtggtggtggttttgATAAGCGTCCCATGAATGCACCTGGAAG AGACTTGGAGTCTGGCCGTAAGATGGATGGTGACCGACCCTGGCAAG GTTCAAACCGGGGCATGCCAGGCCAGAGCAGCATGGGCCGTGGAGGAATGAACAG CCGTGGTGGATTCATGAAGTCAGGACCTTCTCGGCAAATGTCCGGAAACCTAAACCGACCGAACCAGATGATgcagggtggtggtggtggcacCTTCAACCGTCGCTACTGA
- the LOC134331823 gene encoding scaffold attachment factor B2-like isoform X1: MSEASSAADSGLGEVPEGAGVRKLSELRVIDLKAELKKRNLDISGNKSQLSERLKKAIEEEGGNPDEIVVQLEITPKKTPRRTPKGKKAETDELEEGTVEDESVDGQEAYAQAENVHDMDMMDMNVLDEADVDNVAGSDEYDEDELLKDSYTDFTAESKLEEESETNADENGKLDKQETLPKEDSEDMKESEKVAGSCKSEPLKEEPEEEDNVSDLAKAEDADNMKVDNNASKQSKVHPPCGDQQGVKDNFSDAESASAQANVTEIENADSGSAPKTGETDEDKKSDESASEAKESSVEGGDQKKSSDEKSSKAESKDDKGSVTSSGRSLWISGLSSTTKATDLKTLFSKYGKVAGAKVVTNARSPGARCYGFVTMSSADEATKCIENLHRTELHERTIFVERAKNEPAGKKPADKKSSDLSKDKKAKGSDDKDGEGTDAMDKSKAESGDEKSKSRERSTDSHERKSSSRDRSDIVSFEEIKRRQERERQRRREQNLQDAERRHHSSDRDGRFERERIRQFREREEHDRLNRKRDLLEVEKRRLESDRMERECLERMRLRVEYERRREQDRIDREREELRRQQEQLRFEQDRRPLKRPFDMDSRKDDWSAKRMSMDDRFGRQDRFQDIDHRDRNRVQDMFMDRRDGPKGGMSGDRNGQHFSDRDRHSRDSRDNLGGGGGFDKRPMNAPGRDLESGRKMDGDRPWQGSNRGMPGQSSMGRGGMNSRGGFMKSGPSRQMSGNLNRPNQMMQGGGGGTFNRRY, translated from the exons ATGTCTGAGGCCAGTTCAGCTGCAGATTCGGGGCTTGGCGAGGTTCCCGAGGGCGCAGGAGTTCGTAAATTATCTGAGCTGAGAGTGATCGATCTGAAGGCCGAGCTGAAGAAGAGAAACCTGGACATCAGCGGTAACAAGAGCCAGCTGTCCGAGCGACTCAAAAAG gCCATTGAGGAGGAAGGAGGAAATCCTGATGAAATAGTGGTACAGCTTGAGATAACTCCTAAGAAAACACCTCGCAGAACTCCTaaag GAAAGAAAGCAGAGACAGATGAGTTGGAGGAAGGCACAGTCGAAGATGAATCTGTGGATGGCCAG GAGGCTTATGCACAGGCAGAAAACGTTCATGACATGGACATGATGGACATGAACGTTTTGGACGAAGCTGACGTAGATAACGTTGCTGGGTCCGATGAATATGATGAGGATGAACTTCTAAAGGACAGTTACACAGATTTCACGGCAGAGTCCAAGCTAGAAGAG GAAAGTGAAACTAATGCTGATGAAAACGGAAAACTGGATAAACAG gAGACTTTACCCAAGGAAGACTCTGAAGACATGAAAG AAAGTGAGAAAGTAGCCGGGTCTTGTAAATCAGAGCCACTTAAGGAGGAGCCGGAAGAGGAAGACAATGTGTCCGACCTCGCTAAAGCCGAGGACGCCGACAATATGAAGGTGGACAATAATGCCTCGAAGCAAAGCAAAGTCCATCCGCCATGTGGGGACCAACAAGGCGTAAAGGACAATTTCTCCGATGCCGAGAGCGCGTCAGCTCAGGCTAATGTCACGGAAATTGAAAACGCCGACTCGGGATCCGCACCGAAGACCGGAGAGACAGATGAAGACAAGAAGAGCGATGAGAGCGCTTCTGAAGCGAAAGAGTCCTCTGTAGAGGGTGGTGATCAGAAAAAGAG CAGTGATGAGAAATCTAGCAAAGCTGAATCAAAAGATGACAAAG GTTCTGTCACCAGCAGTGGAAGGAGTCTGTGGATCAGCGGCCTTTCTTCAACCACTAAAGCGACTGATCTGAAGACTCTGTTCAGCAAATATGGCAAG GTGGCCGGTGCTAAAGTGGTGACGAACGCTCGCAGTCCAGGAGCTCGATGCTACGGCTTTGTTACGATGTCTTCAGCAGACGAGGCCACCAAGTGTATCGAGAACCTACATCGCACAGAGCTGCATGAGCGAACGATCTTTGTAGAAAGA GCCAAAAACGAGCCGGCTGGAAAAAAGCCTGCTGACAAAAAATCATCTGACTTGAG CAAGGATAAAAAAGCAAAAGGCTCTGATGACAAAG ATGGAGAAGGAACTGATGCAATGGACAAATCTAAAGCGGAGTCTGGCGACGAGAAATCCAAGAGCAGAGAGCGG AGCACCGACAGTCATGAGCGCAAGTCCTCCAGCAGAGACAGGAGTGACATCGTGTCATTTGAAGAAATCAAGCGGCGGCAGGAGCGCGAGAGGCAGAGGCGTCGCGAACAAAACCTTCAGGATGCTGAAAGGCGTCACCACTCAAG TGACCGCGACGGCCGCTTTGAGCGCGAGCGCATCCGTCAGTTCCGCGAGCGCGAGGAGCACGACAGGCTGAACCGCAAGAGAGACTTGCTGGAGGTGGAAAAGCGACGGCTGGAATCCGACCGCATGGAGCGCGAATGTCTGGAGCGTATGCGCTTGCGGGTGGAGTACGAGCGCAGGCGCGAGCAGGATCGCATCGACCGCGAACGCGAGGAGCTGCGCAGGCAGCAGGAACAGCTCCGCTTCGAACAAGACCGGCGGCCACTTAAGAGGCCATTCGACATGGACTCCAG GAAGGACGATTGGTCGGCTAAGAGGATGTCCATGGATGATCGCTTCGGACGACAGGACCGCTTTCAAGACATTGACCACAGAGATCGCAACCGCGTCCAGGACATGTTCATGGACAG GAGGGACGGTCCCAAAGGAGGCATGTCCGGAGACAGAAACGGCCAG CATTTCTCCGATCGGGACAGGCATAGCAGGGACTCTCGAGATAActtgggtggtggtggtggttttgATAAGCGTCCCATGAATGCACCTGGAAG AGACTTGGAGTCTGGCCGTAAGATGGATGGTGACCGACCCTGGCAAG GTTCAAACCGGGGCATGCCAGGCCAGAGCAGCATGGGCCGTGGAGGAATGAACAG CCGTGGTGGATTCATGAAGTCAGGACCTTCTCGGCAAATGTCCGGAAACCTAAACCGACCGAACCAGATGATgcagggtggtggtggtggcacCTTCAACCGTCGCTACTGA
- the malt2 gene encoding MALT paracaspase 2, which produces MDDWNLGLGTLSEVALTRLAEMLDNARCGWRQLAKAVEEQPRFQYSEKELTSCSLQVLSARGSPGRYLLALLADRQCPLAFLLQCLTRIEHHEAANFLTACVVPIEIVEQPQGLQVPEGSAVTLSCKAVGPPGLNYQWFRREDEVPGATLSELILNPAQEGHYICRVNAGDKCVFSKWAYVRVLRSASSGSVIFPSSVSGLCVIKHPRAQALSEGDVLFLECSAQANPPSQFQWYHNNQPLAKANRDFLKIPCVTTADRGVYSCRAYNLYHEIWSEPILVEIGPGSCTETSWQPEVQNPVSAPRQMGDIFATDKVALLMGNMNYKHHRELRAPMADVYELSNLLRQLDFKVVSLLDLDRHEMHRAVSEFLLLLSRGVYGLLYYAGHGYENYGNSFMVPIDAPDSYTSDHCLWVQDVLQRMQERQTGLNVFLLDMCRKRNLNDDIIQQPGPLKVTANIVFGYATCVDAEAFEVNKDDLSNGIFMSFLKKRLMEQDKVTVMLDRVAEDMGRCVLTRGRQALELRSNLSERRALTDRIQAPECPVMASTRNLQWSIAHALPESCVLQFDCGVKVQLGFAAEFSNIMIIYTRILETPGDIVTCSAQLSDFTEGPEIDLKCTNQASLRDAGSLLLIMDDRLPQEQPQLFTRLCALQRLRSELSFTVCLHYQYANLDEEVHERKTVTVGKPLVSKLNLHEPQQLHQSPTSLSSDFYSLDMLSSSSFAQEPEANMPSVEPSLTESAASYYYQHEEYCTSDVRRINEPEENLGPEFFPSDEPSVSKSLPCGGADKTLKLSNFHSL; this is translated from the exons ATGGACGACTGGAATTTGGGTTTGGGGACCCTCAGTGAGGTGGCTCTTACCAGACTTGCAGAGATGCTGGACAATGCAAGGTGTGGGTGGAGACAACTGGCGAAAGCGGTCGAAGAGCAGCCGCGGTTCCAGTACAG CGAGAAGGAGCTGACCAGCTGCTCTCTGCAGGTCCTCAGTGCCCGGGGCAGCCCTGGCAGATACCTGCTGGCCCTGCTGGCTGACAGGCAGTGCCCGCTGGCGTTCCTGTTGCAGTGCCTCACGAGAATCGAGCACCACGAGGCCGCCAACTTTCTCACTGCATGTg TGGTGCCAATAGAGATCGTGGAACAACCGCAGGGGTTGCAGGTACCAGAGGGCAGCGCCGTAACACTGAGCTGCAAAGCTGTCGGCCCTCCAGGACTCAACTACCAATGGTTCAGGAGAGAAGATGAG GTGCCAGGTGCCACCTTATCAGAGCTGATTCTGAATCCGGCTCAGGAAGGTCACTACATCTGCCGCGTCAATGCCGGGGACAAGTGTGTGTTTAGCAAGTGGGCTTATGTGCGAGTACTCAGATCTGCTAGTTCAG GCTCTGTGATCTTTCCTTCATCGGTCAGTGGACTGTGTGTAATAAAACATCCCAGGGCTCAGGCTCTGTCTGAGGGGGATGTCCTCTTTCTGGAATGTTCTGCCCAGGCTAATCCTCCTTCCCAGTTTCAGTGGTACCACAATAATCAGCCACTGGCAAAGGCTAACAGAGACTTCTTAAAG ATTCCTTGTGTAACGACAGCAGATCGAGGCGTCTACAGCTGCAGAGCGTACAACCTTTATCATGAGATATGGAGCGAGCCGATCTTAGTAGAAATTg GTCCAGGATCCTGCACTGAGACCTCTTGGCAGCCAGAGGTTCAAA ATCCAGTCAGCGCTCCCAGACAGATGGGGGATATTTTTG CAACAGACAAGGTGGCGCTGCTGATGGGAAATATGAACTACAAGCACCACCGGGAGCTCAGAGCGCCGATGGCTGACGTGTATGAGCTGAGTAACCTGCTGCGCCAACTTGACTTTAAGGTGGTCTCACTGCTGGACCTTGACCGACATGAGATGCACAGAGCCGTGAGTGAGTTCCTGCTGCTGCTCAGCCGTGGAGTCTATG GGCTGCTGTACTATGCTGGACATGGCTATGAGAATTACGGCAACAGTTTCATGGTGCCTATAGACGCTCCGGACTCGTACACATCGGACCACTGTCTCTGGGTACAGGACGTGTTACAGCGCATGCAGGAACGTCAAACTGGCCTCAACGTCTTTCTGCTCGACATGTGTCGCAAACG AAACCTGAATGATGACATTATCCAGCAGCCCGGACCGTTAAAAGTCACGGCAAACATTGTGTTCGGCTATGCAAC ATGTGTCGATGCTGAAGCGTTTGAGGTGAACAAAGACGATCTGTCGAACGGGATCTTCATGAGTTTTCTAAAGAAGAGGCTAATGGAGCAGGATAAGGTCACGGTCATGCTGGACCGAGTAGCTGAAG ATATGGGCAGATGTGTGCTCACCCGCGGGCGACAGGCACTGGAGCTGCGCAGTAACCTGTCTGAGCGACGGGCACTGACTGATCGTATTCAGGCGCCCGAATGCCCGGTTATGGCGTCAACACGCAACCTACAGTGGTCTATTGCACACG CCCTGCCAGAGAGTTGTGTTCTTCAGTTTGATTGTGGTGTGAAGGTGCAGCTGGGATTTGCGGCTGAATTTTCCAACATCATGATCATCTACACTCGGATACTGGAGACCCCCGGAGATATCGTGACCTGCTCCGCCCAGCTGTCTGACTTCACAGAG gGCCCAGAGATTGACCTTAAATGTACAAATCAAGCAAGTCTTAGAGATGCTGGGAGTTTACTGCTCATCATGGACGACCGTCTACCACAAGAGCAACCGCAGCTCTTTACTCGACTCTGTGCTCTGCAAAGACTGAGG AGCGAGCTGTCATTCACCGTGTGTCTGCACTATCAGTACGCTAACCTCGACGAAGAGGTGCATGAAAGGAAAACGGTAACAGTGGGTAAACCTCTGGTCTCCAAACTGAACCTGCATGAACCACAGCAACTTCACCAATCACCAACATCTCTCTCTTCTGATTTTTACTCTCTCGACATGCTGTCGTCATCATCGTTTGCTCAGGAACCGGAGGCTAATATGCCTTCCGTAGAACCTTCTTTAACGGAATCGGCTGCGTCCTACTATTACCAGCATGAAGAGTACTGCACTTCTGATGTGAGGAGGATAAATGAACCAGAAGAGAACTTGGGCCCGGAGTTCTTTCCATCGGATGAGCCTTCGGTTTCTAAAAGTTTGCCCTGTGGTGGTGCTgataaaactttaaaacttaGCAACTTTCATTCCCTTTAG